The following are encoded together in the Salinibacterium sp. UTAS2018 genome:
- a CDS encoding FAD:protein FMN transferase — protein MPSPSKQFDAIGAPWQIDTTEPLGSVVETAIAQRIELFDRTYSRFRDDSLVRTIAHTPGTYSFPADAPPLFELYRRLYDATAGAMSPLVGRALEELGYDRTYSLQPAAIRTRVPEWHEAISWNGSALTTLTPAVLDVGAAGKGYLVDLVAGVLAEHGVTTSTVDASGDILHRGAGELRVALEHPLDSSKAIGVVTVSNEAICASAPNRRAWAGLHHILDARTGQPTDRIIATWAIAPTALEADGLATALFLAEPAELKAEFDFHWVRMHSTGRVEHSADLPGEVFL, from the coding sequence ATGCCCTCGCCCAGTAAACAGTTTGACGCCATCGGTGCGCCCTGGCAGATCGACACCACAGAGCCGCTTGGCTCTGTCGTTGAGACTGCCATCGCGCAACGAATCGAGCTGTTCGACCGCACCTATTCGCGCTTTCGCGATGACTCCCTTGTGCGAACGATCGCCCACACGCCCGGCACCTACAGTTTTCCCGCGGATGCTCCCCCGCTGTTCGAGCTTTACCGTCGTCTCTATGACGCCACCGCCGGCGCTATGAGCCCGCTCGTGGGCCGTGCTCTAGAAGAGCTCGGCTACGACCGCACCTACTCGCTGCAGCCCGCCGCCATCCGCACGCGGGTGCCCGAATGGCACGAAGCCATCAGTTGGAACGGCAGCGCCCTCACCACGCTCACTCCCGCAGTGCTCGATGTGGGTGCCGCAGGCAAGGGCTACCTCGTCGATCTCGTGGCCGGGGTGCTCGCCGAGCACGGCGTCACGACCAGCACGGTGGATGCGAGCGGAGATATTCTGCATCGCGGCGCTGGCGAACTGCGGGTCGCGCTCGAGCATCCGCTCGACTCCAGCAAGGCCATCGGCGTCGTGACGGTGAGCAACGAAGCGATCTGCGCCTCGGCCCCCAACCGCCGAGCCTGGGCCGGGCTGCACCACATTCTGGATGCCCGCACCGGGCAGCCGACCGACCGCATCATCGCGACCTGGGCGATTGCCCCTACAGCCCTCGAAGCCGACGGCCTCGCCACCGCACTCTTCCTTGCTGAGCCCGCTGAGCTCAAAGCCGAGTTCGATTTTCACTGGGTGCGGATGCACTCAACCGGCCGAGTCGAACACTCGGCAGACCTCCCCGGAGAAGTATTTCTATGA
- a CDS encoding FMN-binding protein has translation MRSLTDNKTAVALFAGVTLVGALSACSSPATSSTDSGSTDATAPDAAATGTEYADGTYTESGDYTSPNGPEKVDVTLTLASDTITDVTVVGYGENPNSIQFQGEFIDGIANEVVGKNIDELSVDKVAGSSLTSGGFNNAVDAIKADALAQ, from the coding sequence ATGCGCAGCCTCACCGACAACAAGACCGCCGTAGCCCTCTTTGCCGGTGTCACCCTCGTGGGTGCACTTTCCGCCTGTTCATCGCCGGCGACCAGCAGTACCGACTCCGGTTCAACGGATGCCACCGCCCCCGATGCGGCCGCCACCGGCACTGAATACGCCGACGGCACCTACACGGAGTCGGGCGACTATACCTCCCCCAACGGCCCAGAAAAAGTGGATGTTACCCTCACGCTCGCCAGCGATACCATCACCGACGTCACCGTCGTGGGTTACGGCGAGAACCCCAACTCCATCCAATTCCAAGGCGAATTCATCGATGGCATCGCAAACGAAGTTGTGGGCAAGAACATCGATGAGCTGTCCGTCGACAAGGTAGCCGGTTCCTCGCTCACGAGCGGCGGCTTCAACAACGCCGTCGACGCGATCAAGGCGGATGCCCTCGCCCAGTAA
- a CDS encoding MFS transporter, with product MSTPRIPSASPSTQAFPWAGLFTLSALIFTSVTSEWLPTGLLPEIAAELSVSESQVGLLITIFAATVVISTAPLAALTRNQPRKKLVIIVLIVFVIGNLLAAVAPNYAVLVIARIIGGLSHGLFWAVVGAYSAHLVPPHQVGRAVAVTSAGATAAFVLGVPVGTALGHALGWRLAFVVIAIIIAALTIMVVRILPPVNHQHPLATGEISIPLRKDRSVPGVIYVCILVALAMLGHNLFYTYIVPYLIGPAGIDSGAVAGVLLIFGAAGAVGLALAGMLVDRFPRSIIPVTVALVAICAALLGMFPAEPAIMFTVIVVWGIAFGGVPAMMQTRLLQLASPRMRDVGSAYLTTSFNVGIGGGALVGGILLDEYGVISLPYVDAGILGVAVVFAIVGGELLRRRDARTAAIRRQQPTPPAP from the coding sequence ATGAGCACGCCACGCATTCCTTCAGCTTCTCCGTCCACTCAGGCTTTTCCGTGGGCTGGCCTCTTTACTCTCTCCGCATTGATCTTCACCTCGGTCACTAGCGAGTGGCTGCCGACCGGACTGCTCCCTGAGATAGCCGCCGAATTGTCGGTCTCTGAATCGCAGGTCGGCCTACTGATCACCATCTTCGCGGCCACCGTCGTCATTTCTACGGCGCCTCTCGCTGCCCTCACGCGTAACCAGCCGCGCAAGAAGCTCGTCATCATCGTGCTGATTGTCTTTGTGATCGGCAACCTGCTTGCGGCCGTGGCGCCCAACTATGCGGTGCTTGTGATTGCGCGAATAATCGGCGGGCTCTCGCACGGCCTGTTCTGGGCTGTGGTCGGTGCCTACTCGGCCCACCTCGTTCCGCCGCATCAGGTCGGCCGCGCCGTTGCCGTGACAAGCGCGGGCGCAACGGCCGCCTTCGTGCTCGGAGTGCCGGTCGGTACAGCCCTCGGTCACGCCCTGGGTTGGCGCCTCGCCTTCGTAGTGATCGCCATTATTATCGCGGCGCTCACCATCATGGTTGTACGAATCTTGCCGCCGGTGAATCACCAGCACCCTCTCGCCACTGGCGAAATCTCGATCCCGCTGCGCAAAGATCGCTCGGTTCCCGGCGTGATTTACGTGTGTATTCTCGTCGCCTTGGCGATGCTCGGCCATAACCTCTTTTACACGTACATTGTTCCGTACCTCATTGGCCCAGCCGGAATCGACAGCGGCGCCGTTGCCGGCGTTCTCCTGATTTTCGGAGCGGCCGGAGCCGTGGGCCTCGCATTGGCGGGCATGCTCGTTGATCGTTTCCCGCGCAGCATCATCCCCGTCACCGTCGCTCTCGTTGCGATCTGCGCGGCGCTCCTCGGCATGTTCCCGGCCGAGCCCGCCATCATGTTCACCGTCATCGTGGTGTGGGGCATCGCCTTCGGCGGAGTACCGGCCATGATGCAAACGCGACTCCTGCAGCTGGCTTCACCGCGCATGCGCGATGTTGGCTCGGCCTATCTGACCACCTCGTTCAACGTCGGTATCGGTGGTGGAGCGCTCGTAGGCGGCATCCTCCTCGACGAGTACGGCGTGATTTCGTTGCCCTACGTTGACGCCGGCATTCTGGGCGTCGCCGTAGTGTTCGCGATTGTCGGAGGCGAACTGCTCAGGCGCCGGGA
- a CDS encoding Na+/H+ antiporter subunit A, which yields MIVLLGAFAVVSLVVPALTRRWGVRVFFVTAIIPAAAFIFTLLQTPAVLAGTPPTETIPWISQLNLDLSFRVDTLSWLLSLVVTGVGTLVMLYCIKYFAADETGLGRFAAVFLAFTGTMYGLVIADNVYLLFILWEATTVFSFLLIGHYTGRLASRIAAMQALIVTTAGGLVMLVGLVMLAERTGTASLARLIDLAPEGTVVTIAIMLILVGAISKSAIVPFQFWLPSAMAAPTPVSAYLHAAAMVQAGIYLIARLAPGFAQTPGWQPLLLGLGIFTMLVGGWRALTQVDLKLLLAYGTVSQLGFLLTVVSFGTRTAALAGVALLLAHALFKSALFLTVGLIDHRVGTRDLTKLSGLGREAPFLTIIAIIATASMAGVPFTAGFVAKESVLAGFLESASEGSALGWIAIIGVAVGSTLTVAYSARFLWGAFASKDGVETVRPLHENVWFLSSPAILAASGLVLAPLFGAVGTVLEGYSQQFPSEGYEYSLKLWHGFDAAFFISAATLLGGLALFWARTQVFALQSRVPALVDSNKLYRSTLRTLDRVSLRVTATTQRGSLPFYLTVILLVMVGSVGSALALNRTWPDSIRLFDSPAQLAVGTLMIVAAIALVAAKKRFQAAVLVGVVGYGMAALFAFHGAPDIALTQVLVETVTLIAFVLVLRRLPARLGKAHGSSRRVLRAAVGISVGLLMGVVAVVALGARSAAPISEALPQLAYDIGHGSNVVNVVLVDIRGWDTLGELSVIVAAATGVASLVFLRSRTDNLPRVSEARARGTIRVRLKPSREIVSSGYVPGVQDPSTRNAWLLAGRKLAPENRSILLEVVIRLLFHPLVVLSLYLLFAGHNLPGGGFAAGLVAGLALAGRYLAGGRYELGAAAPFDAGRVLGVGLVLAAGTATVPLLLGADALTSTFFEATIPVLGHVEFSTSTIFDIGVYLVVIGMVLDVLRSLGAEIDRQREESSESLESGSTI from the coding sequence GTGATCGTGCTGCTCGGCGCCTTCGCGGTCGTTTCTCTCGTGGTCCCCGCGCTCACTCGCCGCTGGGGCGTTCGCGTCTTCTTCGTCACGGCGATCATTCCGGCAGCGGCATTTATCTTCACCCTGCTGCAGACTCCTGCCGTTCTCGCGGGCACCCCTCCGACAGAAACCATCCCCTGGATCTCGCAGCTGAACCTCGATTTGAGTTTCCGCGTCGACACCCTTTCGTGGTTGCTCTCCCTCGTTGTCACCGGCGTGGGCACGCTCGTGATGCTCTACTGCATCAAATACTTCGCCGCCGACGAAACGGGGCTCGGTCGGTTTGCGGCTGTCTTCCTCGCTTTCACGGGCACAATGTATGGCCTCGTGATCGCCGACAACGTCTATCTGCTCTTCATCCTGTGGGAAGCCACGACGGTGTTCTCGTTCCTGCTCATCGGTCACTACACCGGTCGCCTCGCGAGCCGCATTGCGGCGATGCAAGCTCTGATCGTCACCACCGCCGGTGGCCTCGTGATGCTGGTCGGGCTCGTGATGCTCGCCGAACGCACCGGCACCGCCAGTTTGGCTCGCCTCATTGATCTTGCGCCCGAGGGAACCGTCGTGACAATCGCAATCATGCTGATTCTCGTCGGCGCGATCAGTAAGTCGGCGATCGTTCCTTTCCAGTTCTGGCTGCCCTCGGCCATGGCCGCCCCGACTCCGGTCAGCGCCTATCTGCACGCGGCGGCGATGGTGCAGGCTGGCATCTACCTCATCGCGCGGCTGGCTCCCGGTTTTGCTCAGACCCCCGGCTGGCAACCGCTGCTGCTCGGGCTCGGTATCTTCACCATGCTGGTCGGCGGATGGCGCGCACTCACCCAGGTCGACCTCAAACTTCTTCTTGCCTATGGCACCGTGAGCCAGCTCGGGTTCTTGCTCACGGTCGTGAGTTTCGGCACGCGTACCGCGGCTCTTGCCGGAGTCGCGTTGCTTCTGGCACATGCCCTCTTCAAATCGGCACTGTTCTTAACCGTCGGCCTTATCGACCACCGAGTCGGCACCCGTGACCTCACCAAGCTCAGCGGGCTTGGCCGCGAAGCACCCTTCCTCACCATCATTGCCATCATCGCCACCGCATCGATGGCCGGTGTCCCTTTCACCGCAGGGTTCGTGGCAAAAGAGTCCGTGCTGGCTGGCTTCCTTGAGAGCGCAAGCGAGGGCTCAGCGTTGGGGTGGATCGCCATTATCGGCGTCGCCGTTGGCTCCACCCTCACCGTCGCCTACAGCGCCCGCTTTCTGTGGGGCGCGTTCGCCAGCAAAGACGGTGTCGAAACCGTACGGCCGCTGCACGAGAACGTGTGGTTCTTGTCATCCCCGGCCATTCTCGCGGCCAGTGGCCTTGTTCTCGCACCTCTCTTTGGTGCTGTGGGCACCGTGCTCGAGGGCTATTCGCAGCAATTCCCCTCGGAGGGCTACGAGTACTCTCTCAAGCTTTGGCACGGCTTCGATGCCGCCTTCTTTATCTCTGCCGCCACGCTCCTCGGCGGCCTCGCACTGTTTTGGGCACGCACGCAGGTTTTCGCGCTGCAGTCACGGGTACCCGCCCTCGTCGACTCGAACAAGCTGTACCGTTCCACGCTGCGCACTCTCGACCGCGTTTCGCTGCGAGTGACGGCGACCACCCAGCGCGGTTCGCTGCCGTTCTACCTCACCGTCATCCTGCTCGTGATGGTGGGTTCGGTAGGCAGCGCGTTGGCGTTGAATCGTACGTGGCCCGACTCCATCCGTCTCTTTGATAGTCCAGCCCAGCTCGCCGTCGGTACCCTCATGATCGTTGCAGCGATTGCACTCGTCGCGGCCAAGAAGCGATTCCAAGCGGCGGTTCTCGTTGGAGTGGTCGGCTACGGAATGGCGGCGTTGTTCGCGTTCCACGGCGCCCCCGACATCGCGCTTACTCAGGTTCTGGTTGAGACCGTCACGCTCATCGCCTTCGTGTTGGTGCTTCGCCGCTTACCTGCCCGCCTCGGCAAAGCTCACGGCAGCTCGCGCCGGGTTCTCCGCGCGGCCGTCGGCATCTCGGTCGGGCTCCTGATGGGCGTCGTCGCGGTCGTGGCACTTGGCGCCCGAAGCGCAGCCCCGATCTCCGAGGCACTCCCCCAGTTGGCGTACGACATCGGTCACGGCAGCAACGTCGTCAACGTCGTGCTCGTCGATATCCGCGGTTGGGACACTCTCGGCGAGCTCTCGGTAATCGTGGCCGCAGCAACCGGTGTCGCGAGCCTCGTGTTCTTGCGCAGCCGCACCGATAACCTGCCTCGTGTCTCTGAGGCTCGCGCCCGCGGAACGATCCGCGTGCGCCTCAAGCCGTCGCGGGAAATTGTCTCTTCCGGCTATGTTCCGGGCGTACAAGACCCTTCCACGCGCAACGCCTGGCTGCTCGCTGGCCGCAAGCTGGCCCCCGAGAACCGGTCGATCCTTCTCGAAGTAGTCATTCGCTTGCTCTTCCACCCTCTAGTCGTGCTGTCGCTCTACCTCTTGTTCGCCGGCCACAACCTGCCCGGCGGCGGGTTCGCTGCTGGGCTCGTGGCCGGGCTTGCCTTGGCCGGTCGCTACCTCGCCGGTGGGCGCTATGAACTCGGTGCGGCAGCTCCCTTCGATGCCGGCCGAGTCTTGGGCGTTGGCCTCGTGCTCGCTGCGGGCACCGCGACTGTACCGCTCCTGCTGGGGGCGGATGCTCTCACCTCCACGTTCTTCGAGGCCACCATCCCCGTGCTTGGTCACGTGGAGTTCTCCACCTCCACCATCTTCGACATCGGGGTGTATCTCGTTGTCATCGGAATGGTGCTGGACGTTCTCCGCAGTCTGGGCGCCGAAATCGACCGTCAGCGCGAAGAGTCCTCTGAAAGCCTCGAGAGCGGAAGCACCATATGA
- a CDS encoding monovalent cation/H+ antiporter complex subunit F, whose amino-acid sequence MNEWVFIAVGLMLLFAALLALYRIIRGPSILDRMIASDMLLTTIICGLGAEMVYNGHTRSLPAMLVLATTAFLGSVVVARYVSRRTNS is encoded by the coding sequence ATGAACGAATGGGTGTTTATCGCCGTCGGTCTGATGCTGCTCTTCGCGGCCCTACTGGCGCTCTATCGCATCATCCGCGGCCCCTCGATTCTCGACCGCATGATCGCCTCCGACATGCTTCTCACGACAATCATCTGTGGGCTCGGAGCGGAGATGGTGTACAACGGCCACACTCGCAGCCTGCCCGCCATGCTCGTACTGGCGACCACGGCGTTCCTCGGCTCAGTTGTCGTGGCGCGGTACGTGTCGAGGAGAACAAACTCATGA
- a CDS encoding Na(+)/H(+) antiporter subunit C: MNASLTLVVIMVVLYSVGVYLLLERSMTRVLLGFLLVGNATNLLILIVSGPSGAAAFFGEDAATADPLPQAFILTAIVITFGVSAFLLALIYRSWRLANADVVYDDTEDLAMGRRRSSVTNDRDVAADDTEFGTKAAAAISTALDLNEQEQREEQESLAAERRQHEIDKKEADA; this comes from the coding sequence ATGAACGCCTCGCTCACCCTCGTCGTCATCATGGTCGTGCTCTACTCGGTCGGCGTCTACCTCCTGCTCGAACGCAGCATGACGCGCGTTCTACTGGGATTCTTGCTCGTGGGCAATGCCACCAATCTGCTGATCCTCATCGTGTCCGGCCCTTCCGGCGCTGCGGCGTTCTTTGGTGAAGACGCGGCAACGGCAGATCCACTGCCGCAAGCTTTCATCCTCACTGCGATCGTGATCACCTTCGGTGTCTCCGCGTTCTTGCTCGCTCTGATTTATCGCTCCTGGCGCTTGGCCAATGCGGATGTGGTTTACGACGACACTGAAGACCTCGCAATGGGCCGCCGCCGCAGCTCGGTCACTAACGATCGCGACGTCGCTGCTGACGACACCGAGTTCGGAACCAAGGCCGCGGCCGCCATTTCCACCGCGCTCGACCTGAACGAACAAGAGCAACGCGAAGAGCAAGAGAGCCTTGCCGCCGAACGCCGCCAACACGAAATCGACAAGAAGGAGGCAGACGCATGA
- the purU gene encoding formyltetrahydrofolate deformylase: MTTSTHWIVTLTCDDKPGIVHAISGAIVEAGGNITESQQFSSDDTGRFFMRLQVQSDAPREVFEQALAPVTERYAMEWQLDVVGRPLRTLVLASKSGHCVNDLLYRQRAGQLPIELPLIMSNHPNLGSLAEFYEVPFESHAVTTPGQKLAFEERILEVVEEHDIELVVLARYMQILSPELCEQLSGKIINIHHSFLPGFKGANPYKQAHARGVKLIGATAHFVTSDLDEGPIIEQNVVRVDHASTSSELMSIGQDEESRTLTQAVKWFAEDRVLLDGARTIIFR; this comes from the coding sequence GTGACCACCTCAACACACTGGATCGTAACCCTCACTTGTGACGACAAGCCCGGCATCGTTCACGCCATTAGCGGCGCCATCGTCGAGGCCGGCGGCAATATCACCGAGTCGCAGCAATTCTCCAGCGATGACACTGGCCGTTTCTTCATGCGCTTGCAGGTGCAGTCGGATGCTCCGCGCGAGGTTTTCGAGCAAGCTCTCGCCCCCGTGACCGAGCGGTACGCGATGGAATGGCAACTCGATGTGGTGGGGCGCCCGCTGCGTACCCTCGTGTTGGCATCCAAGTCCGGACACTGCGTCAATGACCTTCTCTATCGCCAGCGTGCGGGCCAGTTGCCGATCGAGCTGCCGCTGATCATGAGCAATCACCCCAATCTCGGTTCACTCGCCGAGTTCTACGAAGTGCCGTTCGAATCGCACGCGGTCACGACACCCGGCCAGAAGTTGGCGTTCGAAGAGCGCATTCTCGAAGTTGTCGAAGAACACGACATCGAACTCGTGGTGCTTGCCCGCTACATGCAGATCCTCTCCCCTGAACTGTGTGAACAGTTGAGCGGCAAGATCATCAACATCCACCACTCTTTCTTGCCCGGCTTCAAGGGCGCGAACCCGTACAAGCAGGCCCACGCGCGCGGCGTGAAGCTCATCGGCGCCACCGCTCATTTTGTGACGAGCGACCTCGACGAGGGCCCGATCATCGAGCAAAACGTGGTGCGCGTCGACCACGCCAGCACGTCGAGCGAACTCATGTCGATCGGTCAAGACGAAGAAAGCCGCACCCTCACGCAAGCCGTGAAGTGGTTCGCCGAAGATCGTGTGCTGCTCGATGGGGCGCGCACGATCATCTTCCGCTAG
- a CDS encoding Na+/H+ antiporter subunit E, protein MSAAENTPTPTSPASGARASEPTVSRSEVRGRVWQQLPLLLGLVVLWAVLWGQFSWLNVLTGFLVAILVTRVLYLPPADISGRLNLWYSFVFLAYFIADVTLASFTVAFQALNPRPIPTSSVIAVQLRTRSDFVMTLDAIAMSLVPGSIVIEVDRERAILYFHTFGTTTAADVEKMRAHVLVVEARIVRAIGSSDDLARINETEATR, encoded by the coding sequence ATGAGCGCCGCCGAGAATACGCCTACGCCCACCAGCCCAGCCAGCGGGGCCCGCGCATCCGAACCCACCGTCTCTCGCTCCGAAGTTCGCGGCCGCGTCTGGCAGCAATTGCCGTTGCTGCTCGGGCTCGTCGTACTCTGGGCCGTTCTCTGGGGACAGTTCTCTTGGCTGAACGTTCTCACCGGTTTTCTCGTCGCGATTCTCGTCACGCGGGTGCTGTATCTGCCTCCGGCTGACATCTCGGGGCGTCTAAATCTCTGGTACTCGTTTGTCTTTCTGGCCTACTTCATCGCCGACGTCACGCTGGCATCGTTCACGGTCGCGTTCCAAGCCCTCAACCCGCGACCGATCCCCACATCCTCGGTCATTGCCGTCCAACTGCGCACTCGCTCCGACTTCGTGATGACACTTGACGCGATCGCCATGTCGCTGGTGCCCGGATCGATCGTCATTGAAGTAGATCGCGAGCGCGCCATCCTGTACTTCCACACCTTCGGTACGACCACGGCTGCCGACGTTGAGAAGATGCGTGCCCACGTGCTCGTGGTGGAAGCTCGCATCGTTCGCGCCATCGGATCCTCCGACGACCTTGCCCGCATTAACGAGACGGAGGCCACCCGATGA
- the mnhG gene encoding monovalent cation/H(+) antiporter subunit G — translation MTLDTVLDILTGISLLLGGFLSAAAGVGLLRFPDAIARLHATTKPQILGLAFILLAIALQERQLSTILLLIFLLIFQMITAPVSAHMIARAGYRGGIIAPDSLLVDELEQAIDAAPELEDADDGTDGADGGDGDDAEADASPRNG, via the coding sequence ATGACTCTCGACACTGTGCTCGACATCCTCACCGGTATCTCCCTGCTGCTCGGCGGATTCCTCTCCGCCGCCGCCGGGGTTGGCCTGCTGCGTTTTCCGGATGCGATCGCACGCCTCCATGCGACGACCAAACCCCAAATTCTGGGCTTGGCCTTCATCCTCTTGGCCATCGCCCTGCAGGAACGCCAACTCTCGACGATTCTGCTGCTGATCTTTCTGCTCATTTTTCAGATGATCACCGCCCCCGTCTCGGCCCACATGATCGCTCGCGCTGGCTATCGGGGTGGAATTATCGCCCCCGATTCGCTGCTCGTCGACGAGCTCGAACAGGCCATTGACGCCGCGCCCGAACTTGAGGATGCCGACGACGGGACTGACGGCGCCGACGGTGGCGACGGCGACGATGCCGAGGCAGACGCCAGCCCTCGCAATGGCTAG
- a CDS encoding glucosamine-6-phosphate deaminase translates to MAEVVIVESAEAAGEVAADLIEALVRQTPDAVLGLATGSTPLTTWAALAARALDLSAVRGFALDEYVGLPAGHPESYRSVITREVVELLGLTPELVQVPAETGPIETAGDDYERAIVAAGGVDLQILGIGSTGHIGFNEPGSSFASLTRVKTLTQQTRLDNARFFDSPDDVPMHCITQGLGTIQRAGHLVLLAFGEAKAAALAGAVEGPVTASLPGSAIQLHSTVTVIVDEAAASDLKYADYYRYAWENRLDWERLR, encoded by the coding sequence ATGGCAGAAGTAGTGATCGTCGAGTCGGCAGAGGCAGCGGGCGAGGTCGCGGCCGACCTCATCGAGGCGCTCGTGCGCCAGACTCCGGATGCCGTGCTCGGCCTAGCAACAGGGTCGACGCCCCTAACAACCTGGGCCGCGCTCGCGGCTCGAGCACTCGACCTCTCTGCTGTGCGGGGCTTCGCTCTCGATGAGTATGTCGGATTGCCTGCCGGGCATCCCGAAAGCTACCGCTCGGTCATCACTCGTGAAGTCGTTGAGCTGCTCGGGTTGACGCCCGAACTGGTGCAGGTACCCGCGGAGACCGGGCCCATCGAGACCGCGGGCGACGACTACGAGCGCGCGATCGTCGCGGCGGGTGGCGTCGACCTGCAAATTCTCGGAATCGGTTCGACGGGCCACATCGGCTTCAACGAGCCGGGATCCTCGTTCGCGTCACTCACCCGCGTGAAGACCCTCACGCAGCAGACGCGACTCGACAACGCGCGTTTTTTCGATTCGCCCGACGACGTGCCCATGCACTGCATCACGCAGGGGCTCGGTACCATCCAGCGTGCGGGGCATCTGGTGCTGCTGGCGTTTGGCGAAGCGAAAGCGGCGGCGCTCGCGGGAGCGGTCGAGGGTCCGGTGACGGCGAGCCTGCCGGGATCGGCAATTCAGCTGCACTCCACCGTCACGGTCATTGTGGACGAGGCTGCGGCATCCGACCTGAAGTACGCCGACTACTACCGCTACGCCTGGGAGAACCGCCTCGACTGGGAACGGCTGCGCTAA
- a CDS encoding Na+/H+ antiporter subunit D: protein MSALTTLVVLLPLLGAAAALTQAKRPRVQTFITVSVLSAVLVIGAALLVAVNTNGAIAVEVGGWPAPYGIVLVVDRLSALMIVVSAAVLLAVLVFSVGQGLADGDRETPVSIYYPTYLILATGVFNAFVAGDLFNLYVSFEILLVASYVLITLGGTEPRIRAGTVYIVVSLVSSAIFLAAIAMIYGATGTVNIAQLTVRLAELPADVQLVLHVMLLIGFGIKGAVFPLSFWLPDSYPMAPAPVTAVFAGLLTKVGVYAIIRTEMIIFPDGELNTVLLIVAALTMVIGILGAVAQSDIKRLLSFTLISHIGFMLFGIGIDTAAGLAAATYYIVHHIIVQTTLFLATGLVERQGGTTGINRLGGMLKASPLIAVLFFIPLLNLGGIPPFSGFLGKLALFEAGANNGSTLAWVLIGCGAAVSLLTLYALARAWSMVFWRDAEEVADYENPPAMATENESTTAVATTRTTPRIMVGATVAMVAVSVALTIFATPLFDLSANAGENIDGPAYYVNTVFPGGLE from the coding sequence ATGAGCGCACTAACCACTCTGGTCGTTCTGCTGCCCTTACTCGGCGCTGCAGCAGCCCTGACCCAAGCGAAACGTCCCCGCGTTCAGACATTCATCACGGTGAGCGTGCTCAGCGCCGTTCTCGTGATCGGTGCCGCACTGCTCGTGGCCGTCAACACCAATGGCGCTATCGCCGTCGAAGTCGGTGGCTGGCCCGCGCCCTATGGGATCGTGCTCGTCGTCGACCGACTTTCGGCGCTAATGATCGTGGTCTCCGCCGCGGTGCTCTTGGCCGTTTTGGTGTTCTCTGTGGGGCAGGGTCTCGCCGACGGTGACCGCGAAACCCCGGTCTCTATCTACTACCCGACCTACCTCATCCTCGCCACCGGCGTCTTCAACGCTTTCGTCGCCGGGGACCTGTTCAACCTTTACGTGAGCTTCGAAATTCTGCTGGTAGCGAGCTACGTGCTCATTACGCTCGGCGGCACCGAGCCACGCATCCGCGCCGGCACGGTGTACATCGTCGTCAGCTTGGTCTCCTCCGCCATTTTCTTGGCGGCTATCGCGATGATTTACGGCGCGACCGGCACCGTGAACATCGCTCAGCTGACGGTTCGCCTTGCCGAGCTGCCCGCCGACGTTCAACTGGTTCTGCACGTCATGCTCCTGATCGGGTTTGGCATCAAAGGCGCCGTCTTCCCGCTGTCGTTCTGGCTGCCTGACTCATACCCGATGGCGCCAGCGCCGGTTACCGCGGTGTTCGCCGGGTTGCTCACCAAAGTCGGCGTGTACGCGATCATCCGCACCGAAATGATCATCTTCCCGGATGGCGAGCTCAACACCGTGTTGCTGATCGTGGCGGCGCTCACGATGGTGATCGGAATTTTGGGAGCGGTCGCGCAATCCGACATCAAACGACTGCTGTCGTTCACGCTCATCAGCCATATCGGCTTCATGTTGTTCGGCATCGGCATCGATACCGCTGCGGGCCTTGCCGCAGCGACGTATTACATCGTTCACCACATCATCGTTCAGACCACCCTCTTCTTGGCGACGGGGCTCGTCGAACGCCAGGGTGGCACCACCGGTATCAATAGGCTGGGCGGGATGCTCAAGGCCAGTCCCCTCATAGCCGTGCTGTTCTTCATCCCTCTGCTCAACCTCGGCGGCATCCCGCCGTTCTCCGGATTCCTCGGCAAACTGGCACTGTTCGAAGCCGGAGCCAACAATGGTTCCACGCTTGCGTGGGTGCTTATCGGCTGCGGTGCAGCCGTCTCGCTGCTCACTCTCTACGCCCTCGCCCGCGCCTGGAGCATGGTCTTCTGGCGTGACGCGGAAGAGGTCGCCGACTACGAAAACCCGCCGGCAATGGCGACCGAGAACGAGAGCACCACCGCCGTTGCCACGACGCGCACGACGCCCCGCATCATGGTCGGCGCGACAGTGGCGATGGTCGCGGTCAGCGTCGCCCTCACGATATTCGCGACCCCGCTCTTTGACCTGAGCGCCAACGCCGGAGAAAACATCGATGGCCCCGCCTACTACGTGAACACTGTCTTCCCGGGAGGTCTTGAATGA